A stretch of the Capsicum annuum cultivar UCD-10X-F1 chromosome 8, UCD10Xv1.1, whole genome shotgun sequence genome encodes the following:
- the LOC107839819 gene encoding uncharacterized protein LOC107839819 has product MMAFQLQLQPSMMKNGVTQYPSAVNPFRNRKKVTFQAQATPTRTQRIMEGIAVSGEVGGAGGAYSYSALKRLDQLWSKICSASAVVEEPQKVVSSAPGSVKDSEHVGNLEEMFDVIVCGGTLGIFIATALSSKGLRVGVVERNVLKGREQEWNISRKELLELVEVGILTEDDIEEATAASFNPNRCGFEGKGDIWVQGILNLGVSPAKLVEIVKERFDSLGGVTFEGYSVSNISVYQDAAVLQLKEGKSLFSRLIIDAMGNFSPIVKQIRCGRKPDGMCLVVGTCCRGFKENSTSDVIYSSASTKEVGQSLAQYFWEAFPAGSGPIDRTTYMFTYVDPQPGSPQLEELLEDYWDLMPKYQGVSFDDLEILRIIFGIFPTYRDSPLPAAFDRVLQFGDASGIQSPVSFGGFGSLTRHLGRLTTGISEALEGNFLDFKSLSMLNPHMPNLSSSWLFQRAMSAKKQSNVPPDFINELLFANFISMQKLGDPVLRPFLQDVIQFGPLVKTLGLVMLTRPQIIPLIFKQVGIPVLLDWFGHFTMLGYYTFLSTFLDPAIRPLIGSFPAKMRYEWKRRLEAWQYGAGLDYKLSPSEAHETAKRSDPSKETYSTNTLP; this is encoded by the exons ATGATGGCATTTCAGCTACAACTGCAGCCAAGTATGATGAAAAATGGAGTCACTCAGTATCCTTCTGCAGTTAATCCTTTTAGGAATAGAAAAAAAGTTACTTTTCAAGCACAAGCCACTCCTACAAGAACTCAG AGGATAATGGAGGGAATTGCAGTAAGTGGTGAAGTTGGTGGGGCTGGTGGTGCATACTCATATAGTGCATTGAAAAGATTGGACCAGCTCTGGTCTAAAATTTGCTCTGCTTCAGCag TTGTTGAAGAACCCCAGAAAGTTGTTTCTTCTGCCCCCGGATCAGTCAAAGATTCTGAGCACGTTGGAAATTTGGAGGAAATGTTTGATGTCATCGTTTGTGGAGGTACTTTGGGAATCTTCATTGCCACAGCATTAAGTTCCAAAGGTCTTCGAGTTGGAGTTGTGGAAAGGAATGTTTTAAAAGGG AGGGAGCAAGAGTGGAACATATCAAGGAAAGAGCTACTGGAACTTGTTGAAGTTGGCATTTTAACTGAAGATGACATTGAAGAGGCTACTGCTGCCAGTTTCAACcct AATAGATGTGGATTTGAAGGGAAGGGAGACATTTGGGTCCAGGGCATTCTCAATCTTGGTGTTTC GCCTGCAAAGCTTGTGGAGATTGTGAAAGAGCGTTTTGATTCCCTTGGAGGTGTCACGTTTGAAGGTTACAGCGTCTCTAACATATCCGTGTATCAGGATGCAGCA GTCTTGCAGCTAAAGGAGGGAAAGTCTTTATTCTCGCGTCTCATCATTGATGCAATGGGCAATTTTTCTCCTATTGTAAAGCAG ATTAGATGTGGAAGGAAACCAGATGGTATGTGCCTTGTGGTTGGAACTTGTTGCCGTGGTTTTAAGGAGAACTCTACAAGTGATGTCATATATAGCAGTGCTTCCACAAAAGAAGTTGGCCAGTCACTAGCCCAATATTTCTGGGAG GCATTTCCTGCCGGCTCGGGTCCCATAGACCGAACCACTTATATGTTCACTTATGTTGATCCTCAACCTGGATCTCCACAGTTGGAAGAGTTGCTAGAAGATTACTGGGATTTGATGCCAAAGTACCAG GGCGTGTCTTTTGACGATCTGGAAATTTTGAGGATAATATTTGGAATTTTCCCAACGTACAGAGACAG TCCATTGCCAGCAGCTTTTGATCGTGTTTTACAG TTTGGGGATGCTAGTGGCATACAGTCACCGGTTTCTTTTGGTGGTTTTGGGAGCTTGACTAGGCACTTGGGGAGATTGACTACTG GTATATCTGAAGCACTTGAAGGCAATTTTCTAGACTTTAAAAGCTTGTCAATGTTGAATCCTCATATG CCAAACTTGAGTTCTTCCTGGTTATTTCAAAGGGCAATGTCAGCAAAGAAACAGTCCAATGTTCCACCAGATTTCATCAATGAACTTCTTTTTGCCAATTTCATAAGTATGCAG AAACTAGGGGATCCGGTCTTGAGACCTTTCCTTcag GATGTTATACAGTTTGGGCCTCTTGTGAAAACACTAGGCCTCGTAATGTTAACGAGACCTCAGATTATTCCATTGATATTCAAGCAG GTTGGAATTCCTGTGCTTCTTGACTGGTTTGGACATTTTACCATGCTGGGATACTATACATTTCTCTCTACCTTCCTCGACCCCGCAATTAG GCCATTGATAGGATCATTTCCAGCCAAGATGAGATATGAATGGAAGCGTCGACTAGAAGCTTGGCAATATGGAGCTGGTTTAGACTACAAACTGAGTCCCTCTGAAGCTCACGAGACGGCTAAAAGATCAGATCCTAGTAAAGAAACTTATAGTACCAACACCCTTCCATGA
- the LOC107839818 gene encoding methionine S-methyltransferase, which produces MAVTGLCTSTDDFLKRCEQSGDAAYSMLRSLLEKLEDPVTRKEARIFLALLQKRFDTKEDSDQCLQTYHFQIQDIVLEQYEGFQKRKKLTMMVIPSIFIPEDWSFTFYEGLNRHPDSIFQDKTVAELGCGNGWISIAIAEKWSPSKVYGLDINPRAVKISWINLYLNALDDNGEPIYDDEKKTLLDRIEFHESDLLSYCKDNRIELERIVGCIPQILNPNPDAMSKLITENASEEFLHSLSNYCALQGFVEDQFGLGLIARAVEEGISVIKPSGIMIFNMGGRPGQAVCKRLFERRGLCVNKLWQTKILQAADTDISALVEIEKSSMHRFEFFMGLVGDQPICARTAWAYGKAGGRISHALSVYSCQLRQPSQVKKIFEFIKNGFHDISSSLDLSFEDDAVADEKIPFLAYLASVLKENSVFPYESPAGSRWFRNLIAGFMKTYHHFPLVADNVVVFPSRAVAIENLLRLFLPQLAIVDEQLSHHLPRQWLTSLKIEKSQTGSTSEDVITVIEAPRQSDSMTELIKKLKPQVVVTGMAQFESVTSSSFEHLLDTTREIGCRLFLDISDQFELSSLPKSNGVLKYLAGAPLPSHAAIVCGLVKNQVYSDLEVAFVISEDETIYKALSKTMELLQGNTALISQYYYGCLFHELLAFQLADRRPPAERKSEKLEAPKMIGFPSSVSSVFNHAELSVTDSDNALIHMDVDQSFLPIPTPVKAAIFESFVRQNIAESEIDVTSNIRQLMESSYGFPTNSKTEFIYADCPLALFSKFVLCCIHEGGTLCFPSGSNGSYVSAAKFVKANIAYIPTNPEEGFKLTQKTVESFLKTVNKPWIFISGPTVNPTGQLYSNEEIKSILSVCAQFGARVIIDTSFSGVEFNSKGSDGWNLKDTLAKLKSQNQSFCVSLLGGLFLKMLTAGVTFGFLLLDQPALIEAFHSFPGLSKPHTTIKYQVKKLLDQRERTAELSNVVSEQENMLASRYKLLKKTLESCGWDVLEAHSGVSVVAKPSAYLGKTVKIGKDSSSWKGKLDDTNIREAMLKTTGLCINSSLWTGIPGYCRFTIALEDGDFERALACITKFGDMVGK; this is translated from the exons GTTTCCAGAAACGAAAGAAACTGACAATGATGGTCATCCCCAGTATCTTTATCCCAGAGGATTGGTCCTTCACCTTTTATGAGGGACTAAATAGACACCCTGATTCCATCTTCCAGGACAAGACAGTTGCAGAGCTGGGATGTGGAAATGGATGGATATCCATAGCCATTGCTGAGAAATGGTCACCATCAAAG GTGTATGGGCTTGATATAAATCCAAGAGCTGTAAAGATCTCGTGGATAAATTTGTACTTGAATGCCCTGGATGATAATGGTGAACCAATATATGATGATGAAAAAAAAACACTACTAGATAGGATAGAGTTTCACGAGTCTGATCTGCTATCTTATTGCAAGGATAATCGTATAGAACTTGAACGAATTGTTGGGTGCATACCGCAG ATTCTTAATCCAAATCCAGATGCAATGTCCAAGTTGATTACTGAAAATGCTAGTGAAGAATTTCTGCATTCATTAAGCAATTACTGTGCGCTTCAG GGCTTTGTTGAAGATCAGTTTGGCTTAGGGCTTATTGCAAGGGCAGTTGAAGAAGGTATTTCTGTCATAAAACCATCAGGTATTATGATTTTCAACATGGGAGGCCGTCCCGGGCAAGCTGTTTGCAAACGATTATTCGAGCGCCGTGGTCTTTGCGTTAACAAGCTTTGGCAAACTAAAATTCTTCAG GCAGCTGACACAGATATATCAGCTCtagttgaaattgaaaaaagCAGCATGCATCGGTTTGAATTTTTCATGGGACTTGTCGGAGATCAGCCTATCTGTGCTCGAACAGCATGGGCCTATGGCAAAGCTGGTGGCCGTATCTCTCATGCTTTATCTGTGTACAGCTGTCAACTTCGTCAGCCAAGTCAG GTCAAAAAGATATTTGAGTTCATAAAAAACGGATTCCACGATATCAGTAGTTCTCTGGATTTATCATTTGAAGATGATGCTGTTGCAGATGAGAAGATCCCTTTCCTAGCTTATCTTGCTAGCGTGCTTAAGGAGAACTCTGTTTTCCCATATGAATCACCAGCTGGAAGTAGGTGGTTCCGCAATCTGATTGCTGGCTTTATGAAAACGTACCACCATTTTCCTCTTGTAGCTGAC AATGTTGTTGTCTTCCCTTCAAGGGCTGTGGCTATAGAGAATCTGTTGCGGCTATTCTTGCCACAGCTAGCAATTGTGGATGAGCAACTGTCACATCACCTGCCTAGGCAATGGCTGACCTCATTGAAGATTGAG AAAAGTCAGACTGGAAGTACTTCGGAGGATGTCATCACTGTTATTGAAGCTCCACGTCAATCTGATTCGATGACTGAACTGATAAAAAAGTTGAAGCCCCAAGTTGTAGTTACTGGGATGGCGCAATTTGAATCAGTTACTAGCTCTTCTTTTGAGCACCTACTCGACACCACAAGGGAAATTGGATGTCGTCTGTTTTTAGACATATCTGACCAGTTTGAGCTATCCAGTCTCCCCAAATCTAATGGGGTCCTGAAATACCTTGCTGGAGCTCCTCTTCCCTCACATGCAGCTATAGTCTGTGGCTTAGTAAAGAATCAG GTATATTCGGATCTGGAGGTAGCTTTTGTCATATCAGAAGACGAAACTATCTATAAAGCATTATCCAAAACCATGGAATTACTACAAGGAAATACTGCTCTTATAAGCCAATATTACTATGGCTGTCTTTTCCACGAGCTGCTAGCTTTTCAGCTTGCCGATCGACGTCCACCTGCTGAG AGAAAAAGCGAAAAGTTGGAAGCACCAAAGATGATTGGCTTTCCTAGCTCTGTCTCCTCGGTTTTCAATCATGCAGAGTTATCTGTTACTGATTCAGACAATGCTCTGATTCACATGGATGTGGATCAAAGTTTTTTACCTATACCAACTCCTGTCAAGGCAGCTATCTTTGAGAGTTTTGTGAGACAGAACATTGCAGAGTCAGAAATTGATGTCACAAGCAACATTAGACAGCTAATGGAGAGTAGTTATGGTTTCCCAACAAACAGCAAGACAGAATTCATATATGCTGACTGCCCTCTAGCTCTTTTTAGTAAATTTGTACTTTGTTGCATCCATGAAGGTGGAACTCTATGCTTCCCATCTGGCTCAAACGGTAGTTATGTGTCTGCTGCAAAATTTGTGAAAGCAAATATAGCATATATACCTACAAATCCAGAGGAAGGTTTTAAATTGACGCAGAAAACAGTTGAAAGTTTTTTGAAGACTGTCAACAAACCTTGGATTTTTATTTCTGGACCAACTGTCAACCCTACTGGGCAGCTTTACAGCAATGAGGAGATAAAGAGTATATTATCTGTGTGCGCCCAGTTTGGGGCAAGGGTCATAATTGATACTTCATTTTCCGGTGTGGAATTCAACTCCAAGGGCTCGGATGGTTGGAATTTGAAGGACACTCTAgcaaaactaaaatctcaaaaccAGTCATTCTGTGTTTCTTTACTTGGAGGATTGTTTCTGAAGATGCTTACAGCTGGAGTGACATTTGGATTTCTGCTTCTAGACCAGCCTGCTCTAATTGAGGCGTTTCACAGCTTTCCAGGTTTGAGCAAACCTCACACCACTATCAAATACCAAGTGAAGAAGCTGCTGGATCAAAGAGAACGAACTGCAGAACTTTCCAATGTAGTCTCAGAGCAGGAAAATATGCTGGCTAGTCGATATAAGCTCTTGAAAAAg ACCCTTGAAAGCTGTGGTTGGGACGTGCTTGAGGCTCATTCTGGCGTTTCAGTGGTGGCTAAGCCATCTGCCTATCTTGGGAAGACAGTTAAAATCGGCAAAGATTCATCTTCATGGAAAGGCAAACTTGACGACACAAATATCAGAGAAGCCATGCTTAAGACCACTGGTTTGTGCATCAATAGCTCTTTGTGGACCGGAATTCCTGGCTACTGTCGCTTCACCATTGCCTTAGAAGATGGTGATTTCGAGCGTGCATTAGCTTGCATTACCAAATTTGGAGATATGGTCGGTAAATGA